In Persicimonas caeni, a single window of DNA contains:
- a CDS encoding DUF2330 domain-containing protein, whose amino-acid sequence MSWTCRISTAFLTIIVVSLLLPTTASAFCGFYVSGANADLYNNATMVSLMREGKRTVLSMQNNYEGPPKDFAMVVPVPVVLEKKQVKTLPDDVFARLDQLTAPRLVEYWERDPCEVRKKKGSLLLDLGSSGRGSAGMQFSVPAKAKVKVHAQFKVGEYDIAILSSTESTALEKWLKQNKYNIPKGAAPYFKPYIQNGQYFFVAKVDVKKVKFEDGEAVLSPIRFHYDSDDFVLPVRLGLINSKGVQDLIAFVLAKGQRYEVANYPNVTIPTNVVVNEKAKKNFGGFYNELFDNVLKENPKAVVTEYSWRTSTCDPCPGPPLRNKDLMTLGADVLTAAMLDKAAEQREEARKKSGSVAPAPRRRVVHQNWVVTRLHARYNKHTLGKDLVFKKAKPIVGGRGMPQGAEGTFSEKGSKQANVNNFQGRYIKLNHWAGDVDCENPRRGIWGGPGGRGKAKADAAKDLAFDAPKSKLALSKYVEEKKVAGLKKDVAKYNKPVGDVLPSTGAESPEKDDPEKTKPAKPKRDKNDDESSMLPASGEDSARAQTAASGGCAGPGGASEAGMPLIVLLLALGGLGRVLWGREL is encoded by the coding sequence ATGAGTTGGACTTGTCGGATCTCTACAGCTTTTTTGACGATCATCGTCGTTTCACTCCTCCTGCCCACCACCGCCTCGGCCTTCTGCGGCTTCTACGTCTCCGGCGCCAACGCCGACCTGTACAACAACGCCACCATGGTCAGCCTGATGCGCGAGGGAAAGCGCACGGTGCTCTCCATGCAGAACAATTACGAGGGCCCGCCCAAAGACTTCGCGATGGTGGTGCCCGTGCCGGTGGTGCTCGAGAAAAAGCAGGTCAAGACGCTGCCCGACGACGTCTTCGCCCGCCTCGACCAACTCACCGCGCCGAGGCTCGTGGAGTATTGGGAGCGCGACCCGTGTGAAGTTCGGAAGAAGAAAGGCAGCCTGTTGCTCGATCTTGGCAGTAGCGGTCGCGGCAGCGCGGGCATGCAGTTCAGCGTGCCGGCCAAGGCGAAGGTCAAGGTCCACGCGCAGTTCAAGGTCGGCGAGTACGATATCGCCATCTTGAGCTCGACCGAGTCGACCGCGCTCGAGAAGTGGCTCAAACAGAATAAGTACAATATCCCCAAGGGCGCCGCCCCGTACTTCAAGCCGTATATCCAAAACGGCCAGTACTTCTTTGTGGCCAAGGTCGACGTCAAAAAGGTCAAGTTCGAGGACGGCGAGGCCGTGTTGTCGCCGATTCGCTTCCACTACGACAGCGACGACTTCGTGTTGCCGGTCCGGCTGGGCCTCATCAACTCGAAGGGCGTCCAAGACCTCATCGCCTTCGTGCTCGCCAAGGGCCAGCGCTACGAGGTGGCGAATTACCCGAACGTGACCATCCCGACGAACGTGGTGGTCAACGAGAAGGCCAAAAAGAACTTCGGCGGGTTCTACAACGAGCTGTTCGACAACGTCTTGAAGGAGAATCCCAAGGCGGTGGTCACCGAGTACAGCTGGAGGACGTCGACTTGCGACCCGTGCCCGGGCCCGCCGCTTCGCAACAAGGACCTGATGACCTTGGGCGCCGACGTGCTGACCGCGGCGATGCTCGACAAGGCGGCCGAGCAACGTGAGGAGGCGCGTAAAAAATCGGGGAGTGTCGCGCCCGCGCCGCGACGCCGCGTCGTCCACCAAAACTGGGTCGTCACTCGCCTGCACGCCCGCTACAACAAGCACACGCTGGGCAAAGACCTCGTCTTCAAGAAGGCCAAGCCCATCGTCGGCGGCCGCGGCATGCCCCAGGGCGCCGAGGGCACATTCAGCGAGAAGGGCTCGAAGCAGGCCAACGTCAACAACTTCCAGGGCCGCTATATCAAGCTCAATCACTGGGCGGGCGACGTCGACTGCGAAAACCCGCGCCGAGGCATCTGGGGCGGGCCGGGCGGCCGCGGCAAGGCCAAGGCCGACGCCGCCAAAGACCTCGCCTTCGACGCCCCCAAGTCGAAGCTGGCGCTGTCCAAATACGTCGAGGAGAAGAAGGTCGCCGGTTTGAAGAAGGACGTCGCCAAGTACAACAAGCCGGTGGGCGACGTCTTGCCCTCGACGGGCGCCGAGTCGCCAGAGAAAGACGATCCCGAGAAAACCAAACCAGCGAAACCCAAAAGGGACAAAAACGACGACGAGTCGTCGATGCTCCCGGCGTCCGGCGAGGACTCGGCGCGCGCCCAGACGGCCGCGTCGGGCGGCTGCGCCGGCCCGGGCGGGGCGTCCGAGGCGGGGATGCCGCTCATCGTTCTGTTGCTCGCGCTCGGTGGGTTGGGGCGGGTTTTGTGGGGGCGGGAGCTTTGA
- a CDS encoding outer membrane beta-barrel protein, with protein MNCSRLLSLVCLIAASLAFTSTASAQSKTRVDLSVGIKGGAAMSAVTEVPNLTPEQWTRYGARDDVSGFFGAFGVGAAAGLALEARAWEVLGLETGFYYSQDHATGWLDKEHATSNTNLGRIYSEQETSALHIPLLLKVNAKTEMIKPFFGLGLEFVLQQDSDLSYRTDDRAVEPFEREYERRNRIEESSYTLLQITTGIEIDLGEVRIPIEVRAGYNLGWDETFNARVDPRQQDDGSYLLFYNGEYLGNFGFFTGVMYDWDLMI; from the coding sequence ATGAATTGCTCTCGCTTGCTGTCCCTCGTCTGCCTGATTGCTGCCAGCCTCGCCTTTACGAGCACCGCATCGGCCCAATCGAAAACTCGCGTCGACCTGTCGGTGGGCATCAAAGGAGGCGCGGCGATGTCCGCGGTCACCGAGGTGCCCAACCTGACCCCCGAGCAGTGGACGCGCTACGGCGCGCGCGACGACGTCTCCGGGTTCTTCGGCGCCTTCGGCGTCGGCGCCGCCGCCGGGCTCGCGCTCGAGGCGCGTGCTTGGGAGGTGCTGGGGCTGGAGACCGGCTTTTACTACTCGCAGGACCACGCCACCGGCTGGCTCGACAAAGAGCACGCCACCTCGAACACCAACCTCGGGCGCATCTACTCCGAGCAGGAGACCAGCGCGCTGCACATCCCGCTCTTGCTCAAGGTCAACGCCAAGACCGAGATGATTAAGCCCTTCTTCGGGCTCGGCCTGGAGTTCGTCCTGCAGCAAGACAGCGACCTGAGCTACCGCACCGACGACCGCGCCGTGGAGCCCTTCGAGCGCGAGTACGAGCGGCGCAACCGCATCGAGGAGTCGAGCTACACGCTGCTGCAAATCACCACCGGCATCGAGATCGACCTGGGCGAGGTGCGCATCCCCATCGAAGTGCGCGCCGGCTACAACCTGGGCTGGGACGAGACCTTCAACGCCCGCGTCGACCCGCGCCAGCAGGACGACGGGAGCTACTTGCTGTTCTATAACGGCGAGTATCTGGGGAACTTCGGGTTCTTTACGGGTGTGATGTATGACTGGGATTTGATGATTTAG
- a CDS encoding peptidylprolyl isomerase yields MSTLKKFDETPSDYVSGDGELHAILHTNHGDIDVKLFEDRAPKTVANFVGLATGQREYKDPGTGEWTTGSYYDGIIFHRIIDGFMIQGGDPTGTGRGGPGYKFEDEFHPELRHDSAGKLSMANAGPNTNGSQFFITLGATPHLDDRHAVFGEVVGGMDVVQKIGSVQTGRADRPVNEVVIESVDVKRV; encoded by the coding sequence ATGAGCACCCTCAAGAAATTCGACGAAACCCCGTCCGATTACGTCTCCGGCGATGGCGAGCTGCACGCCATCCTGCACACCAACCACGGCGACATCGACGTCAAGCTGTTCGAAGACCGCGCCCCGAAGACCGTGGCGAACTTCGTCGGTCTGGCGACCGGTCAGCGTGAGTACAAAGATCCGGGCACCGGCGAGTGGACGACCGGGTCGTACTACGACGGCATCATCTTCCACCGCATCATCGACGGCTTCATGATCCAGGGCGGCGACCCGACCGGCACCGGTCGCGGCGGCCCTGGCTACAAGTTCGAGGACGAGTTCCACCCGGAGCTTCGCCACGACTCGGCCGGCAAGCTGTCGATGGCCAACGCCGGGCCGAACACCAACGGCAGCCAGTTCTTCATCACCCTGGGCGCCACCCCGCACCTCGACGACCGCCACGCCGTGTTCGGCGAGGTCGTCGGCGGCATGGACGTGGTCCAAAAGATCGGCTCGGTGCAGACCGGCCGCGCCGATCGCCCGGTTAACGAGGTGGTGATCGAGAGCGTCGACGTCAAGCGCGTCTGA
- a CDS encoding outer membrane beta-barrel protein produces MSNALSKLLAAGLLVAFGVFVPASSQAEGLALGAKVGGNWSLLSKPSDPAGEPSLLSGSAFDGMGFLVGGTVHYPLVETQGAVLEFEGGLLFSRHSAMGFEQDPETGNRRDVTLQANMLRVPLLVHLRRGTADTPASGFRLGVGLEPMLGLQSGAIVDPGPEKLHTTPTSHLGATVALGFDYQANPQLSIPLEFRATWDPFVADNTVERFDDFNTSNDPGNYQVAYNWQLFFMTGVRWQL; encoded by the coding sequence ATGAGCAACGCCCTTTCCAAGCTTCTGGCCGCAGGCCTTCTAGTCGCCTTCGGCGTCTTCGTGCCGGCCTCCTCGCAGGCCGAGGGGTTGGCGCTGGGCGCCAAGGTCGGCGGCAACTGGAGCTTGTTGAGCAAGCCGTCCGATCCGGCCGGTGAGCCCTCGCTTTTGAGCGGCTCGGCCTTCGACGGCATGGGCTTTCTCGTCGGCGGCACCGTTCACTATCCCCTCGTCGAGACCCAGGGCGCCGTGCTCGAGTTCGAGGGCGGCCTGCTCTTCAGTCGCCACTCGGCGATGGGCTTCGAGCAAGATCCCGAGACGGGCAACCGGCGCGACGTCACCCTGCAGGCCAATATGCTGCGCGTGCCGCTGCTCGTTCACCTTCGCCGCGGCACCGCCGACACCCCGGCCAGCGGCTTTCGCCTCGGCGTCGGCCTCGAGCCGATGCTCGGCCTGCAGAGCGGGGCCATCGTCGATCCCGGCCCCGAAAAGCTGCACACCACGCCCACCTCCCATCTGGGCGCCACCGTCGCGCTCGGCTTCGACTACCAGGCGAACCCGCAACTGAGCATCCCCCTCGAGTTCCGCGCCACGTGGGACCCCTTCGTCGCCGACAACACCGTCGAGCGCTTCGACGACTTCAACACGTCGAACGACCCGGGCAACTACCAAGTCGCCTACAACTGGCAGTTGTTCTTCATGACCGGCGTGCGATGGCAGTTGTGA